One segment of Macaca fascicularis isolate 582-1 chromosome 2, T2T-MFA8v1.1 DNA contains the following:
- the OR5K3 gene encoding olfactory receptor 5K3, producing the protein MNEKNHSLTAEFIFTGFTHHPKLKTFLFVVFFAIYLITMVGNIGLVALIYIEHRLHTPMYIFLGNLALMDSCCSSAITPKMLENFFSEDTRITLYECMVQFYFLCLAETTDCFLLAAMAYDRYVAICHPLQYHTMMSKPLCIQMTAGAYIAGNLHPMIEVGFLLRLTFCGSHQINHFFCDILPLYRLSCVDPYINELVLFILAGSIQIFTITIVLVSYFYILFTIFTMKSKEGRGKALSTCASHFLSVSIFYGSLLFMYARPGTVNEGDKDIPVAIFYTLVIPLLNPFIYSLRNKEVINVMKKIVKKRKFCNILKQVSSPLEN; encoded by the coding sequence ATGAATGAGAAAAATCATTCCTTGACAGCTGAGTTCATCTTCACAGGATTTACACATCATCCAAAGCTGAAGACCTTTCTGTTTGTGGTATTCTTTGCCATCTATCTGATCACCATGGTGGGGAACATTGGTTTGGTTGCATTGATTTATATAGAGCATCGTCTTCACACACCAATGTACATCTTTCTGGGCAACCTGGCTCTGATGGATTCCTGCTGTTCCTCTGCTATTACTCCCAAGATGTTAGAGAACTTCTTTTCTGAGGACACAAGGATTACCCTGTACGAATGTATGgtgcaattttattttctctgtcttgCTGAAACCACAGACTGCTTTCTTCTGGCGGCAATGGCCTATGACCGCTATGTGGCCATATGCCACCCACTGCAGTACCACACCATGATGTCCAAGCCACTCTGCATTCAGATGACTGCAGGAGCCTACATAGCTGGAAACCTGCATCCCATGATTGAAGTAGGGTTTCTGTTGAGGTTAACTTTCTGTGGGTCTCATCAAATCAATCACTTTTTCTGTGATATTCTTCCATTATATAGACTTTCTTGTGTTGACCCTTACATCAATGAATTGGTGTTATTTATCTTGGCAGGGTCAATTCAAATCTTTACTATTACTATAGTCCTAGTCTCTTATTTCTACATCCTTTTCACAATATTTACAATGAAATCCAAGGAGGGAAGAGGCAAAGCTTTATCTACTTGTGCATCTCACTTTCTCTCTGTGTCAATATTCTATGGTTCCCTTCTCTTCATGTATGCTCGACCAGGTACAGTTAATGAAGGAGATAAAGATATACCTGTTgctatattttatactttagttATTCCTTTATTAAATCCTTTTATTTATAGTCTAAGAAATAAGGAAGTAATAAATGTTATGAAAAAAATtgtgaagaagagaaaattttgtaACATTCTGAAACAAGTGTCATCCCCTCTGGAAAACTGA
- the OR5K4 gene encoding olfactory receptor 5K4, whose protein sequence is MAKENHSLAAEFILIGFTNYPELKMLLFVVFSAIYLVTMVGNLGLVALIYVERHLHTPMYIFLGNLALMDSCCSCAVTPKMLENFFSEDRIISLYECMAQFYFLCLAETTDCFLLAAMAYDRYVAICHPLQYHTMMSKTLCVQMTAGAFIAGNLHSMIHGGLLIRLTFCRSNKIDHFFCDILPLYRLSCTDPTINELMIYIFSIPIQIFTIATVLISYLCILLTIFKMKSKEGRGKAFSTCASHFLSVSIFYICLLMYIRPFEEGDKDIPVAIFYTIVIPLLNPFIYSLRNKEVINVLKKMMRNYNILEQTCSIAN, encoded by the coding sequence ATGGCTAAGGAAAATCACTCCTTAGCAGCTGAGTTTATCCTCATAGGATTTACCAATTATCCAGAGCTGAAGATGCTTCtgtttgtggtgttctctgcCATCTATCTGGTCACCATGGTGGGGAATCTTGGTCTGGTGGCATTAATTTATGTAGAGCGCCATCTTCACACACCAATGTACATCTTTTTGGGCAACCTGGCTCTGATGGATTCCTGCTGTTCCTGTGCTGTTACCCCCAAGATGTTAGAGAATTTCTTTTCTGAGGATAGAATTATTTCCCTGTATGAATGTATggcacaattttattttctctgtcttgCTGAAACCACAGACTGCTTTCTTCTGGCGGCAATGGCCTATGACCGCTATGTGGCCATATGCCACCCACTGCAGTACCACACCATGATGTCCAAGACACTCTGCGTTCAGATGACCGCAGGGGCCTTCATAGCTGGAAACCTGCATTCCATGATTCATGGAGGGCTTCTGATAAGGTTAACTTTCTGCAGGTCTAATAAAATTGACCACTTTTTTTGTGATATTCTTCCACTGTATAGACTCTCCTGTACTGATCCTACTATTAACGAactaatgatatatattttttcaataccAATTCAAATCTTTACCATTGCTACTGTCTTGATCTCTTATCTATGCATCCTTTTGactattttcaaaatgaaatccaAGGAGGGAAGAGGTAAAGCATTTTCTACCTGTGCATCccactttctctctgtctcaatattttacatttgtcttCTCATGTATATTCGACCATTTGAAGAAGGAGATAAAGATATACCGGTGGCAATATTTTATACAATAGTAATCCCATTACTAAACCCTTTTATTTATAGTCTGAGAAATAAGGAGGTGATAAATGTTCTTAAAAAAATGATGAGGAATTATAACATTCTTGAACAAACTTGCTCTATagcaaattga